The Planctomycetota bacterium genomic sequence CCGGCCCCGCCAACGCGGGCCGAAAGAAAAAGGGCGCCCCGCGGGGGGGCGCCCTCGTTCATGAGCGTGGTTCTCGGATCCTGCCGCCCGGGCGGCGGGTTCAGCAGGGTGAGCCCGCGACGAGCTGCGCGAGGTAGGCGATGTCGTCCTGATCGACGTTGCCGTCGTTGTTCAGGTCGGCGTCGGCCGAGGAGCACGCGGAGTTGCCGCCGACGACCTGCTCGAGGCAGGCGATGTCGTCCTGATCGACGTTGCCGTCGCCGTTGAAGTCCGGGTCGGGGCACTCGCACGACGACGGGACCTGCACCGGGATGGTCATGGTGCCGCCGCTGCGGTACAACTGCAGGGTCACGGTGCCGGCCACGGGCGGACGGGGCGAATCAAAGCGGAAGGTGTAGGTCGTGCCCCAGCGCAGCGCGTTCGCGTTGGGATTGGCGGCGAAGGTGTCGGTGGTCCACTGGTGCCCGGTGGCGGTCTTGAGGGCCGCCCAGTCGGTGCCCTGCCAGGGCTCGCCGGAGTGGTAGAAGATGTCGCGGAAGCCGACGTTCTCGACCTCGATGCACCCGGGGTTGCCGGTCGTCGGGAAGTTCACGACGAACCCGCGGACCGAGTCGTGCGAGTTGAGGTTGTGCAGGGCGTACTCGTAGTGGTACATGTTGTTGGCGATGGGGGTGACCTTGGACCCGAGCTGCACCACGGTGCGCAGGCCCGGCTCGGTCGGCACGGCCTCCTCGCGGACGGTCACGCCCGGCTCGCACTCCTGCCAGGCGTAGATCGGCGAGAGCTGGCGGCGCGTGGCGTACTGCGGGTTCGACGAGTTCAGCGAGAACGTCCAGTTGCTCGTCCCGCTCGAGCGGAAGGCCCGCCGGTACGACGCGTTGTTCCCGCCGTTGCCGGCGGCGGCGTCGTCGGGCGTGATGTAGTGCCCGCTCACGAAGTACAACGCGTTGCTGTTGCCCTGCGCGGGGTCGAGGTCCGCCGCCAGCACCTGCAGGCGACGGGCGATGCTGCCCGAGTACGACCGGCTGGTGAAGGGGTAGGGGTACGCGCCGGTGGCGGCGTTCACTTCATCGCGCGGGCCCAGCCCGCTCTGGATGCCGTTCAGGCCCGCCCCGTACGGGTCGGAGCAGCGCACGCCCAGGCGCGTGCCGTTCGGGTGCGCCTGGCAGTCGCTGAAGCAGGCGTTCTCCTGCAACGCCGTGAACCCGTGCTTCAGGTGGCTGGCGCCGATCTGCTCGAACTGGCCCGCGCCGTTCACGATCCGGAAGCGGTGCATCGACTGCCCGATCACCGGGTGCTGGTTGTTCCCCGCGATCCAGAGCAGCGGCTGGTTGCCGATGTTGCACGAGGTGGTGCCCACCGAGTAGGCGTGGATGCCGCCCGACGCCGTGTAGTTCGAGATCCCGTTCAGTTCGCCGACAATCACGTCCGGCTGCGCCACCGCCGCGGCGCCGCACGCGGACAGAGCCACCACCGCCGACAACATGCTCGTTCGTTTCACGCGAGGTCCTTTCTTCTATGAGGGGGAACGATCAGAACGAATCCTGAATAACTCCAAATTACCGTTGGTCGGGCGTCCTGCAAACATCCTTCTCGAATTTCCTCCCGCCCCTGCAAAGCCCGGGGGTCAGGATCCCGGGCCCTCGGCCCCCGCTCCCGGGGGCAGTACCGGCCGGGCCTGTCTCGCCAGATCCTCCGCCCGCCGGGCGGCCTGGGCCGCCTCCACCGGACGACCCAGCTCCGAGAACAGCCCGCTCAGCATCGACCACATGACGGGGTTCTGTTCATCATGCTCCGTCGCCGCCACCAGTTCCGCCAACGCGTCGTCCTTCCGCCCGGTCACGTAGTACCCGCGCGCGAGCATCGCCCGGACCATCGCCACCTTCGGGCTGCGGGTCCGCTGCGCCTCCAGCACGCGGATCGCCTCTTGCGTCCGCCCCAGGGCGATGAGGATCTCGGCGCCGGCGGTCGCCTGCTGGGGTGTCGGGCGCCGACGCGTCGCCTCGTACATCGGGCCCAGCACGTCGCCGGCCTCCTGCAGACGCCCCGCCGATCCGAGCAGCTGCGCCGTCGCCAGCCGCACCTGGTGCAGCGACGGGTGCTTCGCGAGCATGTCCTGGTACAGCTCGAGCGCCTGCTCGGGCCCGTCGCCCTGCAGGGCGCGCATCCGCGCAAGCCCGAAGACCAGGTCATCGCCCGGCGGGGCCAGCGAGAACGCCCGGCGAAGGTGCGCTTCCGCACGCGGAAGATCGCCCGCGACGCTCGACAGCCACGACATCCGGATGGCCATGTCGGGCGTGGGCCCCCAGCCGAAGCCGCCCTCGGACGGCGCCAGCGAGCGCCCGTAGAGCGCCAGGGCGCGCTCCGCGTTCGCCTTGTCCTCCGGCGCGGGCGCGTACCCGGGCGAGTACACGAGTTCGAACGGCGTGACGATCGCGCGGTCCAGCGTGTCGGCACGCCAGCGGAAGAACCGGACCGCGCCCGACCACGCGCCCACCCCGGTCAGCACCAGCACGCCCGCGCCGAAGACCATGCCCGCGGGGCGCAGGCGTCCCTTCAGTTTCAACTGCAGGTTCTGGAACGTCACGTTGGGGTCGCGCAGCAGGCGCGTGAGCTTCCACACCCCGAACGCGCCGATGATCGCGATGCCCGCCGCCATCAGCAGCGGCACCATGTTGAGGAACTGGCGGAACGCGACGAACAGCGCGATCCCCAGCACGAACACCCAGGCCTCTTCCACCCACGACAGGTCCGACCTGGGGCGCGACGCCTTCGCCCGCACCTCGGGGCTCGTCCGCGCCGGCGCCAGCAGGCTCGGTGTGCGGAACCCGAAGCCAAGCGCGTCGTTCGGGCAGACGCTCACGCAGTCAAGGCACTTCATGCACCCGGGGTCGACGACCATGCCGTAGTCCTTGACCTCCTGGTGCACGCGGACGTTGCTCGAGCACGCGGTGGTGCAGTGCCCGCACTGGTTGCACGCGTCGGACACGACGATCTTGCCGACGGAGATCTTGTCGAGCGGCGCGAAGAACCCGCCGTACGGGCACGCGTACGTGCAGAACCCCTTGTTGCCCAGGAAGTACACCGTCGCAAACCCGCACACCGCGAGGAAAGGAATCGCGATGTACCACGGCGGGAACGTCCGCCAGAAATCCTCGACCATGAACTCCGGGCGCAGCCCCGGGAACGGCGCTGCATCCTGCGCCCACGTCGGGCGGGCCGTGCCGGTCGCGTCGAGGATCGGCACCACCGCCTCGCGCAGCACCGTGGGCCACACGAACATGTACAGCGCCAGCAGCGTCGCCCAGTACAGGGGCAGCCGCGTGCGCCATGGCCTGGGCCGCACGCCCAGCTTCTGCATCCAACTACCGCACAGGTCCTGCAGCGCGACGACGTGGCACGCCCAGCCGCAGAAGAAGCGCCCGAACAGCACCGTCGAGAGGATCGCGAGCGCGAACATCACGAAGCCCGCGTTGATCGCGCCCGTCTCGAGCGTGTACATCGATTCCGACGGCTCGACCGGCGAGAGCGTCATGCCCGTCACCAGCCACTGGATGATGTGCGCCGCGATGATGACGTGCACCGCGATGAGCACGATCGCCCGCCAGCGGCCCATCCGCGACTTGCGCACCAGGTTCGGGCTCGACTTCCCGCCCGCACGCCCGCCCGCACGCCCGCCCGGCGCGAGCACGGGCAGCGAGATCGTGCCCCCGCCGCACGTTCGTCCCTCCGCCGCCGCGTTCCCCGACCCCGTTTGCGCCATGCGGATGGACGGTAGCGCGCGGGCGGCACGGAAGTACCGTGCCACTGACTTCCGGCTTCGGACGTCAGTGCGTGTGGGCGGCGTTCGTACACCGACATCGGCGGCCCGATGTCGGCGGCACGGGTTCGCCACGCTCGATGCCACCAGTCGCGTACGCCGTCGGCTGCGTCCACAGCGGCGTGCCGCGGCCGTCCCGCGCGAAGTTGCTGTGAAGTCGCGCGAGACTGCGGCGTTCGCGACGCACGGGCCGATGCGAGTGAGGCACAACGGAGTCACCATATGACGCGTTCATACTGCGAGTGACCGCCGGCTTCTAGGCTCTCAATATAGAACCGGCCCCTACTGGGTGTATGACAGACCAGACAACATATTAATGACAAATGCATGGCCCACAAGCGTGCAGGGTTTGCGACTGGCGTCGGTCGTGCCCGCACCGGGCACACTCTTCGTTTTCCTGATTCCAGGATGGGCACTCACGCGGAGTAGGAAGCGATGGGCCTGATCCCGTGACGTGGATGCCGCTTCAATGTCAGTGAGTGGGCAAGGCGACTCCGCACCAACGTCGCGCCCCAATGTCGGCGACGCGGGACGGCCAACGCGGAACCCGTCGCTCGCGCTGCGGGCTCGTAGAAGCGGAGACGCGGAACCCGTCGCTTGCGCTTCGGGCTCGTGAAGGCAACTCGGAGAACACGGACCCGTCGCTTGCGCTGCGGGCTCGTCGGGGCGATGGCGGGCCGTACACTCGCGCATGGGCGTGATCGGACAGTCGTACCCGGCGGCGAAGTCGCCCGGGAAGTGTGGCGCGAGCGGGCGGGCGTTCTCGCCGGGCGAGGCGATCGTGGCGGCCCTGGTCTCGGGCGAAAGAGGTGACCTGTTCCGCGTGGATTTCGCCGCCGGCGCGTGGGAGGCGGGCGCCCGGCCCGAGGGCGACCTGATCGGCTTCTGGCGCGCGACGTTCTCGCCCGACGCGCGCGAGGGGCCCACGCTGCTCGGCGACGACGAACTCATGGACCTCTTCGAGGAACTCGCCCGCGCGAGCGAGCCTCGGCAGGTCGCGTTCCGGTACTTCCTGTCGCTGCTGCTCATCCGGCGCCGCGCGCTGCGGCTCATGGGCTCGCGCCCCGGCGAGCTGCTCGTGCTGGCGAAGGGCGCCACTGGCGAGCCCACGGAAGTGACCGACCCCGGGCTCGAAGAGAGCGTCGTGGGCGACGCCATCGAGCAGTTGGGACGCGTGCTCGGCACGGGCGAAGCCCACGCCGGCGGGACGGTGGGGGCGTGACGCCCACGCCCGCGGCGGCCCAACGTTCGGCCGCGCGCACGCTCCGCGGCGTGCTCGCGGGCGCGCTGCTCGGGGCCGGGCTGGGCGGGTGCTCCTTCGGATCGCTCGGCCCGGGGAAGGTGCCCGAGCCCATCATCGACCGCACGCCCGCGCCGACCTACGCCGCCCTCGCCGCGCGGTACAACGAACGCTGCGAGATGCTCGATCGCCTGCGGGCGCCCGTGACGCTGGTGATCGAATCACCGGACGAGAAGGGCGGGCGGCGGACGGACCAGGTCGAGGCGTTCCTGAGCTTCGCCGCCCCGCGCCGGCTCTCGCTGCGGATCGACAAGGTCGGGCAGACGCTCGCCCTGCTCGGCAGCGACGACGCGCGGTACTGGTGGATCGATGTCAGCGACACGCCGGTGGCGATGGTCGGCACGCACGGCGCGGCGACGCCGGCCTCGGGCGGCGCTTTCGGCGTGCCCGTGCACCCGCTGGACCTCGTCGACGCACTGGGCGTGCTGCCCTTGCCCGAGGGCGGGGCCACACCCCCGCCCGTGCGGCGCGTCGGGCCCGGCACGCTGCAGGTGGAAATCCCCCCGCGGGCGCGCGGGTGGGGCGTGCGCCGCATCTACATCGACGAGCGCACGGCCCGTCCGGAGCGGATCGAGATCGTGGACAGCGGCAACCGCATCGTGCTGACGTGCGTGCTGAGCCGCTACCTGCCGGTCGACGCCGAACGCCAGGGCGGGGCGATCGCGTCGCGCTACGTGGTGGACGTGCCGTCGCAGCGGGTGCGGATCACGGTGAGCGCGTCGGACCCCGAGAACCCGGGCGAGCGTCTGCGCGAGAAGGCGTTTGATCTGCGCACGCTCCTCGAGGCGTACGGGGTGCGGGACGTGGTCGACCTCGACGTGGAGACCGGGCCGTGATGCCCGTCGCCGGGCGCGCACTCGTCGTGCTGATGCTGGCGCTGCTGCTCGCGCCGGCGGGGGCGCGTGCGCAGCCCGAGACCATGCTGGGCGCGGGCGCGATCGTCCCGCCCGACGGCGCGGGCGCCGGGATGGCCTGGCTCGTGCTGGGCCAGTCCGCCGAGGGTGTCGACGTCCTGCACCTGCCGGCGCGCGACGGCGTGGGAGGCATGGAGGACGGGCTCGCGCGGCTCGCCGTCAGCCTGCGCGCCGCGCCGCGCTTCATCGCCGCCCGGGGCGAGCGCGTGTACCTCGTGTTCGAGACGCCGACCGGCCCGGCCTTCGAAGGAAAGGTCAAGCCCCGCCCGCGTCAGGTGCTGTCCATGGCCGGCGTCGTCGGGAGCGACGGACGCTGGACCACCATCCCCGACGGACGACTCACGGTCGAGATCTCGCTCCCCGGCGAAGGCACCCTCCTGGGCGTCGCCGGGTCCGACGTCGGGCTCTTCGCGCTGCATCGGCAGGGCGACGAGGTCCGCCTGCTCGAACTCCGCGACGACGGGTGGCAGGCGCTGCCCGACCCGGTTCCCCCGGGCGCGTCGCGCCTCTTCGGCGTGCGGGGCGGGGTGGGGGTCGTCAGCGCGCAGGACACGGGCGTCTCCATCGGCCTGGGGCTGCGCGAGGGCGCGGGCGACATGCGATGGGCGTGGGCGAGCGCCGAGGGCGCGGCCGGCGCGGGCGCGTTGGCGGGCCACATCGCGTACGCCTCCGGGCAGGTGGTCATCGCGGCCGACGCCCCGGACGGGTCCGTCGTGCTGCTCGCGCGCACGCTGCCCTGGAGCACCGGGGGCTGGCGGGAAATCGCGCGTACAAGCCCGGCGCCGGGCAGGCGTGCGCTCTGCGCGCTCGATGGTTCCGGGCGGGTGATCCTCATCACGCCCTCCACCGAGCCCGATGCCCCGCGCGCGCTGCCGGAGGCCTTCGAGGTGTCGGTCGCGTCGGGGCGGGTGTTCTACGCCGGGCAGCTCCGGCTGCTGGGCCCGGTCGGTCGTGCGGACGTCTTCGTGCTGCTCGTGCTGTTCGTGGGGCTGGGGCTGTCGATCGTGCTGACGGTCGTGCCGGTGCGAGAGGTGTCGGTGGTGATCCCGGAGAACACGTCGCTGGCCGAGCCGTCGCGCCGCGCCATCGCGGGGCTGATCGACCTGGCGCTGCTGCTGGGCGCGGGGGTTGCGGTGGGGGCGGTCCCGGCGGAGCAGATGTGGTCGACGCAGTGGTGGATGAGCGCGCCGGGCCTGCTCACCCTGCTGGCGGGGCTGGGCCTGGCGGGCGTCGGGGGCGGCGTGTGCGAGTGGTTCACCGGACGCACGCCCGGGAAGTTCCTTACCGGATGCCGCGTCGTGACGGTCCGGCCGATCCCCGGCGACCTCGCGGCCCGCCCGAGCCTGGGCCAGTCGCTCGTCCGCAGCATCATCAAGTGGTGCCTCCCGCCCGTGGGTCTGCTGGCGGTCTTCGACCCCACCGGGCGGCCGCGCGCCGACCAGATCGCCCGTACCGCGGTCGTCGTCGCCTCCGCGGCGGACGAACCGGACGACGAATAGCGCGAATCATGCGCGGGTTGCGGCACGACACGCTGAACCCCGCCCCCCCGCCGATCCGATAACTGGCCAGACGGGTCAGCACACCCGGGGAATCGGAGCGCGCGGTGTCGAGCGAGGGCATACAGGGAGGCGACGCGGGCGCCGCCACGCCCGTGCGATGGCGTGATGTCTGGCAAGCGCCGCTGCTGGCGCTCGCCGCGCTCGCGCTCATCTCGGGCATCATCGCGGCCGTGCTGACCGCGCCCAAGCCCGAGGCGGTGGATCATCTCGCGCGGGCGGAGAAACTGATCGACGAGGGCAAGTACGCCGAGGGCGTGGAAGCGCTGAACAAGGAAGTGCTGCCCCTGCTCGCGGCGGGGCAGCGCTCCCCCGACGTCGAACGCCGCTTCCACCTGCTCCGGGCGCGCGGGCTCTACAAGGGCCAGCGCGAGCTCGGGATCGACCGGGCGGAGAACCACGAGGCGATCCGCGAGGAGTACGTCGCGGCCGAACGCCTCCACGCGGTGCTCGAGGGCGAAGACCGGGTGCACATCGCCGAGACGCTGCTGTCGCTGGGCGACCTCTCCGGGGCGGCGGTGCGGGCCGAGATGCTCCCCGACGCGCAGCGCCCGCAGCGCATCTCGCTGCTCAAGCGCATCGTGGAGCGCAGCCTGTCGGGGCGCACGCCGGACCGTGGTCGCGCGCTGGACCTGGTGACGTCGCTCGCGGCCGATCCGGAACTGAGCCGTGACGACCGCGCCTGGACGCTGGCGCGCCAGGGCGAACTGCTCATCGACGCCGGGTACGCCGACGAGGCGATCACGAAGATCGTCCGGGGTCTGCCCCGCCTGGAAGGGGTGGAGGGCGAGAGCGAGGCGGAGCTGCGCGTGACGCTCGCCCGGGCGTACATGAGCACCGAGGGCGCCGAAGAGGCCCGCACGCACCTGAACGCGGCGCTGACGAAGCTGAGCGAGCACAGCCGCCTGCGCCCGCTCGCCACGCTGATGCTCGCCGAGCTCGACCATCGCGACGGGGAGTTCTCGCGGGCGCGCGACGGGTACCGCAGCGTGCTGGACGAGATCGGGCTCGAGGAGAAGCGCAGCGCCGCGCTGCTGGGCCTGGCGGAGGTCGAGTGCCGCCTCGCGGAAGGAGAAGACGCCGAGGACGAGGGGCTGCGCCGGTACACCGAACTGGTCGAACTGCTCCGCGCCGAGCGGGCATCGCACCCGCAGGAAGACATCGACCGCGCCGGCGCCAGCCTCATGTCGCGATTCCGCGAGCGTGACGAGCGCGGCGAGCTGGCCGAGGCACTCCGCTTCGCGCTGCTCGCCGAGCGGCTGCACGGGATCGACGCGTCTCCGGCCGAGGTGCTGCTCGCCATCGCCGCCACCAACCGGCGCCTGGCGGAAGGGCTGCTGAGCCACGCGGCCGAGGGGGGCGCGCTGAGCCTCGCCGAGGCGGACCCCGCGACGCAGCGCGAGGCGCGCGAGCACCTGCTCCTCGCGGGCGAGTACTACCGCATGCACGCGACGCGCACCATCCAGGACGACACGGTGGCGTACGCCGACAGCCTCTGGGCCGCGGCG encodes the following:
- a CDS encoding RDD family protein, yielding MPVAGRALVVLMLALLLAPAGARAQPETMLGAGAIVPPDGAGAGMAWLVLGQSAEGVDVLHLPARDGVGGMEDGLARLAVSLRAAPRFIAARGERVYLVFETPTGPAFEGKVKPRPRQVLSMAGVVGSDGRWTTIPDGRLTVEISLPGEGTLLGVAGSDVGLFALHRQGDEVRLLELRDDGWQALPDPVPPGASRLFGVRGGVGVVSAQDTGVSIGLGLREGAGDMRWAWASAEGAAGAGALAGHIAYASGQVVIAADAPDGSVVLLARTLPWSTGGWREIARTSPAPGRRALCALDGSGRVILITPSTEPDAPRALPEAFEVSVASGRVFYAGQLRLLGPVGRADVFVLLVLFVGLGLSIVLTVVPVREVSVVIPENTSLAEPSRRAIAGLIDLALLLGAGVAVGAVPAEQMWSTQWWMSAPGLLTLLAGLGLAGVGGGVCEWFTGRTPGKFLTGCRVVTVRPIPGDLAARPSLGQSLVRSIIKWCLPPVGLLAVFDPTGRPRADQIARTAVVVASAADEPDDE
- a CDS encoding tetratricopeptide repeat protein; its protein translation is MAQTGSGNAAAEGRTCGGGTISLPVLAPGGRAGGRAGGKSSPNLVRKSRMGRWRAIVLIAVHVIIAAHIIQWLVTGMTLSPVEPSESMYTLETGAINAGFVMFALAILSTVLFGRFFCGWACHVVALQDLCGSWMQKLGVRPRPWRTRLPLYWATLLALYMFVWPTVLREAVVPILDATGTARPTWAQDAAPFPGLRPEFMVEDFWRTFPPWYIAIPFLAVCGFATVYFLGNKGFCTYACPYGGFFAPLDKISVGKIVVSDACNQCGHCTTACSSNVRVHQEVKDYGMVVDPGCMKCLDCVSVCPNDALGFGFRTPSLLAPARTSPEVRAKASRPRSDLSWVEEAWVFVLGIALFVAFRQFLNMVPLLMAAGIAIIGAFGVWKLTRLLRDPNVTFQNLQLKLKGRLRPAGMVFGAGVLVLTGVGAWSGAVRFFRWRADTLDRAIVTPFELVYSPGYAPAPEDKANAERALALYGRSLAPSEGGFGWGPTPDMAIRMSWLSSVAGDLPRAEAHLRRAFSLAPPGDDLVFGLARMRALQGDGPEQALELYQDMLAKHPSLHQVRLATAQLLGSAGRLQEAGDVLGPMYEATRRRPTPQQATAGAEILIALGRTQEAIRVLEAQRTRSPKVAMVRAMLARGYYVTGRKDDALAELVAATEHDEQNPVMWSMLSGLFSELGRPVEAAQAARRAEDLARQARPVLPPGAGAEGPGS
- a CDS encoding tetratricopeptide repeat protein, whose protein sequence is MSSEGIQGGDAGAATPVRWRDVWQAPLLALAALALISGIIAAVLTAPKPEAVDHLARAEKLIDEGKYAEGVEALNKEVLPLLAAGQRSPDVERRFHLLRARGLYKGQRELGIDRAENHEAIREEYVAAERLHAVLEGEDRVHIAETLLSLGDLSGAAVRAEMLPDAQRPQRISLLKRIVERSLSGRTPDRGRALDLVTSLAADPELSRDDRAWTLARQGELLIDAGYADEAITKIVRGLPRLEGVEGESEAELRVTLARAYMSTEGAEEARTHLNAALTKLSEHSRLRPLATLMLAELDHRDGEFSRARDGYRSVLDEIGLEEKRSAALLGLAEVECRLAEGEDAEDEGLRRYTELVELLRAERASHPQEDIDRAGASLMSRFRERDERGELAEALRFALLAERLHGIDASPAEVLLAIAATNRRLAEGLLSHAAEGGALSLAEADPATQREAREHLLLAGEYYRMHATRTIQDDTVAYADSLWAAADTFDRAGDVDASAQAFRQFIADLPADARRPEAMFRLAQAYRARGDLELAAGLYQTLIDERGGERGTGPWGDQSIVPLAKTLLEDADPDNDARGEQLLAQVVEGAATGPGTPVFREALRELGEHWFRRGRYAGAIERFEQYLAIAEKDAEPGADLTPARYRLADALRRSGAEIARALQSAMPDGNQRDLMTQRRTRLARAQQLYEDVRSDYEARPRRTGVEDLYLRNAYFFKGDCAFDLEDYEGAIRAYDAARERYAKDPAALVAMTQIVSALVRMGRLDQAAAANERAKRFYASLPESVWDDPMLPMSRADWERWLAAQDHLSARAAVSE
- a CDS encoding dockerin type I repeat-containing protein, with protein sequence MKRTSMLSAVVALSACGAAAVAQPDVIVGELNGISNYTASGGIHAYSVGTTSCNIGNQPLLWIAGNNQHPVIGQSMHRFRIVNGAGQFEQIGASHLKHGFTALQENACFSDCQAHPNGTRLGVRCSDPYGAGLNGIQSGLGPRDEVNAATGAYPYPFTSRSYSGSIARRLQVLAADLDPAQGNSNALYFVSGHYITPDDAAAGNGGNNASYRRAFRSSGTSNWTFSLNSSNPQYATRRQLSPIYAWQECEPGVTVREEAVPTEPGLRTVVQLGSKVTPIANNMYHYEYALHNLNSHDSVRGFVVNFPTTGNPGCIEVENVGFRDIFYHSGEPWQGTDWAALKTATGHQWTTDTFAANPNANALRWGTTYTFRFDSPRPPVAGTVTLQLYRSGGTMTIPVQVPSSCECPDPDFNGDGNVDQDDIACLEQVVGGNSACSSADADLNNDGNVDQDDIAYLAQLVAGSPC